The DNA segment TTAATTGCATCTGGCGGAACGGCAAAATCTTTGAGGGATGCTGGTTTACCAGTTAAAGATGTATCTAATGTTACTGGGGCACCTGAAATGCTTGGTGGAAGAGTTAAAACACTTCACCCTGCTGTTCATGCTGGTAAATAAAACCTGGATCATTTAAATCTACTCATTATTTTATAGATGTTATACATATTACAAATTTGTTTTTCTCTGAAGGCATATTAGCCAGACTCACAGAATCAGATCAACAAGATCTTCGTAAACAGAATTATGAACTGATTCAGTTGGTAGTGTGCAATTTGTATCCATTTGTGAATACAGTTGCAAAATCAGACGTGTCAATTGAAGATGCTATAGAGAACATAGATATCGGAGGAGTAACTTTATTACGAGCCGCAGCTAAAAATCATAATAGAGTAACAGTTGTTTGTGATCCTAATGATTACGAAAAAGTTGGGAAAGAGATGGAATCATCTGTTAAGAGCGATACAACACTTGAAACTAGGTATTTTTCTCATTAGCTCTCTATGGTTTTTTAGTGATTAACATAGTATGAtcgatttttataatttttgttCCAAGTAAAAAGAAAGGATTGAAATAAATTCAGAGAAAATAGATTCTTATGTACACTATGTTTATTGTGTTCTGTTCCTATTCAGGCAAAGATTGGCACTTAAAGCATTTACCCATACAGCAGAATATGATAATGCTATATCGGATTATTTTCGTAAACAGTACAGTGCTGGTGTTTCTCAATTGACACTTAGATATGGAATGAATCCTCATCAAAAGCCAGCACAGATTTTTACTACTCTGGATGATTTGCCATTAACTGTAATGAATGGTTCTCCGGGTTTTATTAATCTATGCGATGCGTTAAACGGTTATCAGTTAGTGAAGGAGTTAAAAGCAGCTCTAGGTTTGCCAGCTGCTACATCCTTCAAGCACGTTAGTCCAGCTGGTGCAGCAGTGGGTGTTCCATTAGATGCGACGTTAGCTAGATTGTGCCAAGTTGATGATTTACTGGATCAACTTACACCTCTCGCAACTGCTTACGCACGTGCACGTGGGGCAGACAGAATGTCGAGTTTTGGAGATTTTATAGCATTATCCGATCCATGCGATGAAACTACTGCCAAAATTATATCTAGGTAATACAAAATATAGTTACCATGACTTCTTTGTTTATTGTAGTAAATGAGAGATATATAAATGATAAACGAGTGATAAATTGTATTCGAAGTAACAAATTATCATTTGCTTCAATTACTGCGTTGCCTTttacttatatttttatttttgtaacAAATTTTAGGGAAGTCTCTGATGGTATTATTGCGCCTGGCTATTCAGATAAAGCTCTTCAAAttttaaaaaagaagaagaatggtGCTTATTGTGTTCTCCAGATCGATCCCAATTATGTACCATCTCCAATGGAGCGCAGGGTCTTGTTTGGTTTGACTATGGAACAAAAACGTAACGATGCAGTTATTGATAAAAGTACATTTTCCAACATAGTAACCGAAAATTCATTCAGC comes from the Xylocopa sonorina isolate GNS202 chromosome 1, iyXylSono1_principal, whole genome shotgun sequence genome and includes:
- the LOC143423776 gene encoding bifunctional purine biosynthesis protein ATIC → MSSGNLALLSVSDKTNLLPFAKKLHKLGLTLIASGGTAKSLRDAGLPVKDVSNVTGAPEMLGGRVKTLHPAVHAGILARLTESDQQDLRKQNYELIQLVVCNLYPFVNTVAKSDVSIEDAIENIDIGGVTLLRAAAKNHNRVTVVCDPNDYEKVGKEMESSVKSDTTLETRQRLALKAFTHTAEYDNAISDYFRKQYSAGVSQLTLRYGMNPHQKPAQIFTTLDDLPLTVMNGSPGFINLCDALNGYQLVKELKAALGLPAATSFKHVSPAGAAVGVPLDATLARLCQVDDLLDQLTPLATAYARARGADRMSSFGDFIALSDPCDETTAKIISREVSDGIIAPGYSDKALQILKKKKNGAYCVLQIDPNYVPSPMERRVLFGLTMEQKRNDAVIDKSTFSNIVTENSFSVPDSAIRDLIVATIALKYTQSNSVCFAKDGQIIGIGAGQQSRIHCTRLAGDKADNWWLRQHPKVTGMKFKKNVKRAEISNAIDNYVNGSIGKDMDEATWAAMYEEVPKKLTESERLEWIKKADNVALSSDAFFPFRDNVDRAKLSGVKYIASPSGSINDEGVIQACNEHKMVLVHTNLRLFHH